In a single window of the Chloroflexota bacterium genome:
- a CDS encoding polysaccharide deacetylase family protein, giving the protein MSRPTAQVSAPRSATGGDPGITRVPILAYHSIFPGANTSWRRYVVSPTLFDEHVSALREQGYVSMTVDALVRAIARGQPLPAKPVVLTFDDGFADFVSNALPVIARRHMSATLYVTTGFVGKRSPWRHRADADTHEPMLSWADVRSL; this is encoded by the coding sequence ATGAGCAGACCGACGGCCCAGGTTTCCGCCCCCCGATCCGCGACGGGCGGAGATCCTGGGATCACGCGCGTACCGATTCTCGCGTATCACAGCATCTTCCCCGGGGCAAACACGTCGTGGCGGCGGTACGTCGTCTCACCAACGTTGTTCGACGAACACGTGAGCGCGCTCCGCGAGCAAGGCTACGTGTCTATGACGGTGGATGCGCTCGTCCGCGCCATCGCCCGTGGCCAGCCGCTTCCAGCCAAGCCCGTCGTCCTGACGTTTGACGATGGCTTCGCCGATTTTGTCTCGAACGCGCTGCCCGTGATCGCAAGGCGTCACATGTCCGCCACCCTCTACGTCACCACGGGATTTGTCGGGAAGCGCAGCCCGTGGCGGCATCGCGCCGACGCGGACACTCACGAGCCGATGCTCTCCTGGGCGGACGTCCGATCCCTCG